AACTCCTAACGTTCTGCCATATCTAGATTTACCCTTGCAACATTCTCACCCAGAACTGTTGCGGGCAATGAATCGTCCCTGGCAAGGTCAAGTTAACGATAAAATTATCGAAACGATTAAAACCGCATTGCCAGAGGCAGTCATCAGAACTACCTTTATTGTGGGTTTCCCAGGAGAAACGACAGAGCATTTCCAACATCTCCAGGAATTCGTGCAGCGCCACCAATTCGATCATGTAGGAGTGTTTTCGTTCTCAGCCGAAGCAGGAACGGCTGCATTCGATTTGCCAAACCAAATTCCTCAAAGTTTGATGGAGGAACGTCAAGCCTCCTTAATGGAATTGCAGCAACCGATTTCTTTACACAGAAATCGAGCCGAAATTGGCAAAATTGTGGATGTGTTGGTAGAGCAACAGCATCCGAGAAGCGGTCAGTGTATTGGTAGATCGACGAGATTTGCCCCAGAAGTAGACGGTTTAGTTTACCTCGAAGGCGAAGCTACCTTGGGTAGAATCATCCCTGTCAGGATTACTGACGCAGATGTTTACGATCTTTACGGTGCGGTGGCAACCGATCGAAAGCTCTAAAATCGCCAAAAACAACCGGAGGATTCATATCTTTTAATATTTCTCAAACAGATGACGAAAAGCTAGAATTTACAGTTTTTCGCCGAGGCTACAGCGCCTGGAAAAAGGTAGCGAAGTAGTTGACAGGAGAGGGATTCGTCCATCTCCAAGTCGCCTTAACATTTCCTCAAGCCAAAAAAATATTTCTCTAGCAGCTTGAGAAATTGGTAAAGAAATGTTAAGAATTAAATAGGGGTTTTAATTTTCGTCTGAGTCGGTGGGTTCAAAGCAAAGCGTGCCTTAGAGTCAAAACTGCCCTACTGTAAGTGCCAGCGTGCGAAACAGCACAACCTGCTACTCAAGCAGAGAAGCATATAGTCCCTGAAATTGTTCGATTCGTATTTAGTAGTAGTCAAACGACTTATGTCTATTGGGTTTACCTCTTTAGGAATCTCAGAAGCGATCGCCAGCCAACTGGAAAGTTTAGGTATCACTACCCCAACTGCCATTCAATCGCAAGCGATCCCGGAATTGTTATCAGGACGGGATGTAGTAGGACAATCACAGACTGGCACTGGTAAGACCGCAGCTTTTTCTTTGCCCATCATTGAGCGCATCGATCCTCAAAACCAGCAAGTACAAGCATTGATTTTAACTCCCACGAGAGAGTTAGCGGTTCAAGTCATGCAAGCGATTCGCTCATTTAGTGGCGATCGCCGATTGGGATTGACAGTGTATGGCGGTCAACCTATCGATCTCCAGATCCGTCGCCTCCGCGCAGGCGTTCCCATCGTGGTTGGGACACCCGGTCGAGTTTTAGACCTGCTTAACCGCAGAGAATTGAAGCTAGATGCAGTTGAATGGCTAGTTTTAGATGAAGCTGACGAAATGCTGAGCATGGGCTTCATTGATGATGTAGAGAAGATTTTGAGCCAATTGCCTACCAAACGGCAAACTGCTTGCTTCTCTGCCACTATGCCTCCAGCGATTCGCTCATTGGTGAATAAATTCTTACATTCCCCAATTACCTTGTCTGTAGAGCAGCCAAAAGCTACTCCTGCCAAAATCAATCAAAAAGTCTACTTCATCCCCAGAGGATGGAGCAAAGCTCAAGCTTTACAGCCAATTTTGGAGCTAGAAGATCCAGAATCAGCGATTGTTTTCGTCCGAACTCGGAAAGTTGCGGCTGAACTCACCAGCCACCTGCAAGCCGCAGGTCACAGCGTTGACGAGTATCACGGAGACTTAACTCAGACTCAAAGAGAACGTCTATTAGCCAGATTTAAACAAAGTCAAGTCCGTTGGGTAGTAGCAACAGATATCGCTGCACGGGGACTAGATGTAGACCATCTCACCCACGTGATTAACTTCGACCTACCAGATAGCGTTGAAAACTATATTCACCGGATTGGCAGAACTGGTCGCGCTGGTAAAACTGGAACCGCAATTTCCCTAATTCATCCTCTAGAAAAACGGAAATTGCAACTAATTGAGCGTCGCGTCCGCCAAAGTATCAAAGTTTCACCGATCCCAACTCGCGCTCAAATTGAAAGACGTTCTATAGAGAAATTGCAAGAGCAATTGCGGGAAACCTTAAGTGGCGAACGTATGGCTTCCTTCTTGCCGATTGTAGCTAAGCTGAGCGAAGAATATGACGCTCATGCGATCGCGGCGGCGGCTTTGGAAATGATTTACGATCGCACTCGTCCTAGCTGGAACAGTCCAGAAGTTGACCCACCAGCACCGGAACGACCAATTATCACTAAACCGAAAATTGTCCGTAAGGCTCCAGCCATACCTAAGTAACATATTGCCATCATCAATCATTTCTGAATCTGTGGGATAGCGAGATTAGCTGTCCCTATAAAACAGAACAGGGCAGCCCACAGTAATTTATGGGTTGCCCTATTTTCTAGGGAAAAATGCCATTAAACGTCCCTGTTTCCCAAATGTCTGGAACGACAAATTTTCTCCTTAGTTTTCCCCATTGCATATCTCACCGAAAAGACCAAAAATAGATATATGCTACCAACTTCAACTGACTCAGCCCTCAAAATTGCCACCCCCAGCCGCCCTGGTTGGCGCGGTTTAATTGAAGAATATCGACAATATTTGCCAGTTTCTAAAGAAACGCCAGTAGTTACTCTCTGGGAAGGGAATACGCCTCTAATTCCCGTCCCTAAAATTGCTCAAACTATTGGTAAAGGCGTAGAAGTTTTTGTGAAATATGACGGTCTGAACCCCACGGGCAGTTTCAAAGATCGGGGGATGACTATGGCTATCTCTAAGGCTAAGGAAACAGGCGCTCAAGCTGTAATCTGTGCTAGTACAGGTAATACTTCAGCAGCAGCAGCAGCCTATGCTAAACGGGCTGGAATGCGGGCTTTTGTCTTGATTCCAGATGGTTATGTGGCTCTGGGTAAGTTAGCTCAAGCTTTGTTGTACGGGGCAGAAGTTTTAGCCGTTAAAGGCAATTTTGACTACTGTTTGGGATCTGTGCGGGAAATGGCCGAAAAATACCCAGTTACCTTGGTCAATTCTGTTAATCCCTACCGGATTGAAGGGCAAAAAACTGGTGCTTTTGAGATAGTTGATGTTTTGGGAGATGCCCCTGATTGGCTGTGTATTCCCGTAGGAAATGCGGGGAATATTACCGCTTATTGGCAAGGGTTTGGGGAGTATCATCAAGCTGGGAAAAGCCAGAGATTGCCGAAGATGATGGGATTTCAAGCGGCTGGTGCGGCTCCATTAGTGAATGGCGCACCTGTAGCCCATCCAGAAACCCTGGCTACAGCGATTCGGATTGGTAACCCTGCGAGTTGGGAAAAAGCTGTAGCCGCTCAACAACAAAGTCAAGGGGAATTTAATAGTGTCACAGATGCAGAGATTTTAGCCGCTTACCGCTTGTTAGGTAGTGAAGGGTTATTTTGCGAACCAGCTAGTGCAGCTTCGGTGGCGGGGCTGTTGAAGGTCAAAGAGCGCGTTCCCGCAGGGGCGACGGTTGTTTGTATCTTGACTGGTAATGGCTTGAAAGATCCCGATACAGCGATCGCCCACAGCGAAAGTAACTTTAAGCAGGGAATTGAACCTGAATTAAAGGCGATCGTTCAAGCGATGGGATTTTAACGTAATTTAACGGGCATAATGGCAATTGGCCCCTACCAAACCCAAACAGTATGGGAGTAAATTCGGAGCTTGAGCTTAAAACGGAATATCGTCTAAATCTCGCTCTGTGGCTGGATAGCTAGGAGTAGAACTGAAGCTGGGGGCTGCTTCTTTGGCTGGCTCAGGCGATCGCGCATCCTCATCGAAATCTGCTAAAGGTTTGGCTATCGGTGTCACTTGAGAAGAGGCTGTGACCGGAATTTGGTTCGGTGGGGGAGTATAGTTGCTGGTAGAACTCAATGGTGGAGCAGCTACACCTGGATTTTGACTGACTTCAATTGGGTAAATCTTCGAGGCTACCAGTTCAGCGCGCTTTTCCTTAAAACCTTCTGGACGGTCAATTGTATTCATTCTCAACCTCCCTTCGATGATAATGCGATCGCCTGGGTGGTATTTTTCGTAGATTTCTTCTGCTACATTTCCCCACCCGACTACTTTCAACGTCATGGGTGGCTCTTCGGCTCGCAATCCTGGAAATTGCACTCGCATTTCCGTTAAAACCTGGTCACCTTGAGTGTAACGACGTTCCGGTGCCACAATAATTTCTGCCATCAGGATGCAGCTATTCATTGACTCAATACTCCTAGCTCTGGGACAAATCCCAATTAAAATAGTACTCAAGTACTATTTTAACTGGTTCACAACAAAAGATCGCACTTAAAGTAGAGCAGCGTAATTAAATGGTAGAGGTCTTAGCCGGTATCTAATCGTTAAACCGTGTATAAACCTTAGATATAACTAATAGACCCGCCCCTACAATCGATTTTAGGTTTAATTAGGCCCACTTAACTTAAACTTCTACTACTTGGTTATTGTCATCAACCCGTTCATGCTCGACAAACTCCTGAACCCGATAGCGATAATCTCTGAGAGTTTCATCTACCCAATAGCGATCGCTGCTATTAGCGTAAATATGCACTAAAGGTTCCCCAGCATCCGGTAAAA
The nucleotide sequence above comes from Merismopedia glauca CCAP 1448/3. Encoded proteins:
- a CDS encoding DEAD/DEAH box helicase produces the protein MSIGFTSLGISEAIASQLESLGITTPTAIQSQAIPELLSGRDVVGQSQTGTGKTAAFSLPIIERIDPQNQQVQALILTPTRELAVQVMQAIRSFSGDRRLGLTVYGGQPIDLQIRRLRAGVPIVVGTPGRVLDLLNRRELKLDAVEWLVLDEADEMLSMGFIDDVEKILSQLPTKRQTACFSATMPPAIRSLVNKFLHSPITLSVEQPKATPAKINQKVYFIPRGWSKAQALQPILELEDPESAIVFVRTRKVAAELTSHLQAAGHSVDEYHGDLTQTQRERLLARFKQSQVRWVVATDIAARGLDVDHLTHVINFDLPDSVENYIHRIGRTGRAGKTGTAISLIHPLEKRKLQLIERRVRQSIKVSPIPTRAQIERRSIEKLQEQLRETLSGERMASFLPIVAKLSEEYDAHAIAAAALEMIYDRTRPSWNSPEVDPPAPERPIITKPKIVRKAPAIPK
- the thrC gene encoding threonine synthase — its product is MLPTSTDSALKIATPSRPGWRGLIEEYRQYLPVSKETPVVTLWEGNTPLIPVPKIAQTIGKGVEVFVKYDGLNPTGSFKDRGMTMAISKAKETGAQAVICASTGNTSAAAAAYAKRAGMRAFVLIPDGYVALGKLAQALLYGAEVLAVKGNFDYCLGSVREMAEKYPVTLVNSVNPYRIEGQKTGAFEIVDVLGDAPDWLCIPVGNAGNITAYWQGFGEYHQAGKSQRLPKMMGFQAAGAAPLVNGAPVAHPETLATAIRIGNPASWEKAVAAQQQSQGEFNSVTDAEILAAYRLLGSEGLFCEPASAASVAGLLKVKERVPAGATVVCILTGNGLKDPDTAIAHSESNFKQGIEPELKAIVQAMGF
- a CDS encoding single-stranded DNA-binding protein, whose product is MNSCILMAEIIVAPERRYTQGDQVLTEMRVQFPGLRAEEPPMTLKVVGWGNVAEEIYEKYHPGDRIIIEGRLRMNTIDRPEGFKEKRAELVASKIYPIEVSQNPGVAAPPLSSTSNYTPPPNQIPVTASSQVTPIAKPLADFDEDARSPEPAKEAAPSFSSTPSYPATERDLDDIPF